A stretch of the Marivirga tractuosa DSM 4126 genome encodes the following:
- a CDS encoding RidA family protein, giving the protein MEEIIRNSNRAPLPVGLYPHARKVGDLLFLSGVGPRKKDSNTIPGVELDEKGEIKSYDIETQCKSVFENVRMILEDCGSSWDKLVDVQVFLTNMKDDFSTFNKVYAECFKDIQPCRTTVEINALPTPIAIELKCVAEL; this is encoded by the coding sequence ATGGAGGAAATTATTAGAAATTCAAATCGTGCACCTTTACCTGTAGGTTTATATCCGCACGCCCGTAAAGTAGGAGATTTATTGTTTTTATCAGGCGTAGGTCCACGTAAAAAAGACAGCAACACGATTCCTGGAGTAGAATTAGATGAAAAGGGGGAGATTAAGAGCTATGACATAGAAACCCAATGTAAATCAGTTTTTGAGAATGTTAGAATGATTTTGGAAGATTGTGGGAGTAGCTGGGATAAGTTAGTTGACGTTCAGGTTTTTCTCACCAACATGAAAGATGATTTTTCTACTTTCAATAAGGTTTATGCTGAATGTTTTAAAGATATTCAGCCTTGCAGGACTACAGTGGAAATTAATGCTTTACCAACGCCCATAGCAATTGAATTAAAGTGTGTGGCTGAGTTGTGA
- a CDS encoding membrane protein produces the protein MAKAISKFWEQLYQRLLSEKMKERSEKVIIIIAIAGFFIHLSLIILNKLDIFESVNSSSLLDNPIAAIYTPFSFILVYEVYLLVYFLPKSITIYIGKQYEIILLVLIRRLFKDLAQLDLESSWFSSKDDLQFTYDIGTSIIIFALIFIFYYLNTKRTSAQKKELSKREQTQRFIETKKRFSVLLIPFLFGLAVYSFGDYFYEVFFSASHRIDSIKNTNNIFFDEFFTILILSDVLLLLISYTHTSSFRSVIRNSGFVISTILIKISFSTDGILNDILVVSAITFGVLILWIHNFYEKIELPSDT, from the coding sequence ATGGCTAAAGCAATATCTAAATTCTGGGAGCAGCTTTATCAGCGTTTACTTTCAGAAAAAATGAAAGAAAGAAGCGAAAAAGTTATCATAATTATTGCTATAGCTGGTTTTTTCATTCATCTCTCCCTAATCATTTTAAACAAGCTCGATATATTTGAATCAGTAAATTCTAGCAGTCTTTTAGATAATCCGATTGCAGCTATCTATACACCATTCTCCTTTATTCTAGTGTATGAGGTCTATTTATTAGTATATTTTCTTCCCAAATCAATTACAATTTATATTGGGAAACAGTATGAAATAATTCTGCTTGTCTTAATTAGAAGACTATTTAAGGATTTAGCTCAATTAGATTTAGAAAGTAGTTGGTTCAGCAGTAAAGATGATCTCCAATTCACTTACGACATTGGAACTTCTATAATAATTTTCGCACTAATATTCATTTTCTACTATCTCAATACTAAAAGGACATCAGCTCAAAAAAAGGAGCTTTCAAAAAGAGAACAAACTCAAAGATTTATTGAAACAAAGAAAAGATTTTCCGTTCTTCTAATCCCTTTTTTATTTGGATTAGCTGTTTACAGCTTTGGAGATTATTTCTATGAAGTATTTTTTTCTGCTTCACATCGAATTGATTCAATTAAAAACACCAACAATATCTTCTTTGATGAGTTTTTTACGATTCTAATTTTAAGCGATGTATTGCTGCTCTTGATTTCCTACACTCACACATCCAGTTTTAGATCCGTAATTAGAAATTCAGGCTTTGTGATTTCTACTATTTTGATCAAAATATCCTTTAGTACAGATGGAATATTAAATGATATTCTGGTGGTTTCAGCGATCACATTTGGAGTGCTGATTCTATGGATTCATAATTTCTATGAAAAGATTGAACTTCCCAGTGATACTTAA
- a CDS encoding outer membrane beta-barrel family protein, translated as MKYILILVVSLVFINPVFCQNATVEGIVSDPDSGKVIPFAQVAFYQENSSSPVTGATTASDGSFNIPIEAGEYRMVVSFVGYQDFEKQVSIPTSGLDIGEIGLSIEEEIMEEVVVKGNERKTPVMATMEGMTIKPDQTIANIGGTLLDILRNTPSVNVSDDGSVSLRGSGSTNVLIDGRNSALATDLEQIPASAIEEVEIINNPNAKYDASSDGGVINIKLKRGEELGTNARAEITMGTRMRTNANVSASRRTTKFAFYGGYSFRQWPRVGSRETERISSFDGDNELFRQEQNSRNEDQEHTINYGGDYFWGQNKLSFEGVFNTEDENDFQSSSAFVQNLDTEEFLTRYVRNNTETEENYTYDNALIYERDFDDKDKFFRALASVSIRDQVEDQNIAIYNNTLSAEGDADRTEGSTTDEFRNTSVIQVDYATPILSGLVETGYKSIFRKFDNDYIYGLIDNQGEINPYDSISNRFVYQDQIHALYAIFSDSIPNFNYAVGIRAEQTILENELSNVNTSLVDEEDLSNNQQYLDFFPSVQLAYHVNDNNTVKATYSRRIDRPNGWRLNPFPDFADSLNVRVGEPNLQPEYINSFELGHMFQKGGFTLTTNGFYRRINGQVDWIVRVEDGVSYRGPQNLNTGDFYGLEFINTTDITKWWNLNASYSIFQSVIDGTNIGAEEPNRGLSWYAKVTTDINLPFDINLQFTGNYMAPEIEAQGRDLARYYIDGSLQRYFFDKQLTISASFRDLFDTRNFRGENFGPGFEQTFTRKRETQIVLFTASYNFKAD; from the coding sequence ATGAAGTATATCTTAATTTTAGTAGTATCCTTAGTATTTATTAATCCTGTTTTTTGTCAAAATGCAACAGTGGAGGGAATAGTGTCAGATCCCGATTCTGGAAAGGTTATTCCCTTTGCGCAAGTCGCTTTCTATCAAGAAAATTCAAGTTCACCAGTAACAGGAGCCACCACGGCCAGTGATGGTAGCTTTAATATTCCTATTGAAGCGGGTGAATATAGAATGGTGGTGTCCTTTGTTGGGTATCAAGATTTCGAAAAGCAAGTCTCAATACCTACATCTGGTTTGGATATTGGTGAAATTGGTCTTTCAATAGAAGAAGAAATAATGGAAGAAGTAGTGGTGAAAGGAAATGAGCGAAAGACACCTGTTATGGCCACAATGGAGGGGATGACTATCAAACCTGATCAAACCATTGCTAATATAGGAGGAACATTATTAGATATACTAAGAAATACACCTTCTGTAAATGTTTCTGATGATGGTAGCGTTTCCTTGCGAGGCAGTGGAAGCACAAATGTGCTGATTGATGGAAGAAATTCGGCTTTAGCTACTGATTTAGAGCAAATACCTGCCAGTGCGATAGAAGAAGTTGAAATCATTAATAATCCCAATGCCAAATATGACGCATCCTCTGATGGTGGTGTAATCAACATCAAGCTTAAACGAGGCGAAGAATTAGGGACTAACGCTAGAGCTGAAATTACTATGGGTACACGAATGCGTACCAATGCTAATGTTAGTGCTTCAAGAAGGACTACAAAATTTGCTTTTTATGGAGGTTATAGCTTTAGACAATGGCCTAGAGTAGGAAGTAGGGAGACAGAAAGAATAAGTTCATTTGACGGTGACAATGAGTTGTTTAGACAAGAGCAGAATAGCAGGAATGAGGATCAAGAGCATACGATTAATTATGGAGGTGATTACTTCTGGGGGCAAAACAAGTTAAGTTTTGAGGGGGTTTTTAATACTGAGGATGAAAATGATTTTCAATCTAGCAGTGCGTTTGTACAAAACCTTGATACGGAAGAGTTTTTGACTCGGTATGTTAGAAATAATACTGAAACTGAAGAGAATTACACTTATGATAATGCCTTAATTTATGAAAGGGATTTTGATGATAAAGATAAATTTTTCAGGGCTTTAGCTAGTGTATCTATCAGAGACCAAGTGGAAGATCAAAATATAGCCATTTACAACAACACTCTTAGCGCAGAAGGTGATGCTGACAGAACCGAAGGTAGCACTACCGATGAGTTTAGAAATACATCAGTAATTCAAGTAGATTATGCAACACCCATTTTAAGTGGTCTTGTAGAAACGGGATATAAATCTATATTTAGAAAGTTTGATAATGACTACATATATGGGCTAATCGATAATCAAGGGGAAATTAATCCATATGACAGCATAAGCAACCGATTTGTCTATCAGGATCAGATACATGCACTTTATGCTATTTTTTCAGATAGTATTCCAAATTTCAATTACGCTGTTGGAATAAGAGCTGAGCAAACTATTTTGGAGAATGAGTTATCCAACGTAAATACATCATTAGTAGATGAAGAGGATTTATCTAATAATCAGCAATATTTAGATTTCTTTCCAAGCGTGCAATTAGCGTATCATGTAAATGATAATAATACTGTAAAAGCTACTTATTCTAGAAGAATTGATAGACCAAACGGCTGGCGGTTAAATCCATTCCCAGATTTTGCTGATTCATTAAATGTAAGGGTAGGAGAGCCTAATCTTCAACCTGAGTATATCAATTCTTTTGAGTTGGGGCATATGTTTCAAAAGGGAGGTTTTACCTTAACGACTAATGGGTTTTATAGAAGGATTAATGGTCAAGTGGATTGGATTGTAAGGGTAGAAGATGGTGTTTCGTATCGTGGACCTCAAAACCTAAACACTGGAGATTTTTATGGGTTGGAATTTATTAACACCACTGATATTACAAAATGGTGGAATTTAAATGCCAGCTACTCAATATTTCAGTCGGTTATTGATGGTACTAATATTGGTGCGGAAGAACCAAATCGAGGCCTTTCATGGTATGCTAAAGTAACAACTGATATCAACTTACCTTTTGACATTAATTTACAATTTACCGGAAATTACATGGCGCCAGAAATTGAGGCTCAGGGGAGAGATTTAGCCCGGTATTATATAGACGGGAGTTTGCAGAGATATTTCTTTGATAAGCAATTAACCATAAGTGCTAGTTTTAGGGATTTATTTGATACCCGTAATTTTAGGGGAGAGAATTTTGGCCCTGGGTTTGAGCAAACTTTTACGAGAAAAAGAGAAACCCAAATAGTACTATTTACCGCTTCTTATAATTTTAAGGCTGATTAG
- a CDS encoding T9SS type A sorting domain-containing protein produces the protein MKYLKLLLVFSLFVLYSENIGYAQNISDYEFEATIEPYQEITGGTVITNNRNHDNQFFNNINFGFDFEYLENSYNTIGVSINGYLVLGSGGSNSIAPLTERTLVVSPMGADLEAQNGSSIRRQVIGSAPNRVLVIQWDNYKIQPRNSELNFQVRLYENNGSIEFHYGNNEIDYNFFDFFRDFTANVGINGSNISNFSNRSYDDYDEWNVTNTLFGNSANSTVKLWYTSVPTNGLKFTYTPQVNDLGINLFPNVAELCADQEFIYSLEVVNSSASNSSNIEAEFNLPSGLSFVSANASNGTYNETTGLYTINSLAANETAVLEVIVSVNAGMEGSTINANAEILSASASDPNLSNNSASVSLSVGSNSSPQLSTIADQTAPYNGISAPIPFTVEDTETAADDLIISISSSNQTLLPNANITVGGSGENRELTIRPALNQFGTTTVTIELSDGTCPIIKTFEVEVFRQIFNNFDSAKIVVGQPDFTTGLTTPSDIIAPGSNSSAVSVKGVLAVGSQTTNRVLIWNSVPTSDGEPADVVVGQSNFTNTGSGTSSNRLWNPNGVTFSPDGNKLLIADSENNRILIFNEIPTTNNAEADVVIGQSSFGTRDRGAGRSGLRYPTDIQITPSGKMIVTDRENNRVLIYNKIPTSNNAEADVLIGQTGWNNTGRGTARNRIGDPWNTSISPDGKLLIAEDYNYRILVFNSIPTTDGANADVVVGQGTFNTRTNGVSASKFSFPGVTVSPSGVMAIADFNNHRALIFNEIPETNGANADVVLGQRNFTESVNFNDGNGNTGQPSNRNMSLPYGINFDLNERLYINGRGMNRMMIFGETPSQVSDLSVAFTSDSNTPCVNSLVTYTVEISNNGPNNATNVVVTSALPSGFTPTGFEAQRGAYNQESGFWRIPFIGNGETVTLEMMGTVNAVQDGNTITAYASVRSYNQNDSDFTNNAGSVDIEVQDNEAPSITEFDDVILDINTGSPNINFTVNDANVDAGDLVVVASSSDQSLVQDGNITVDGGDANRFLQITPENGQFGLVTISVTVDDGTCSTTETFELFVGNVWLGNTTVWDAANNWSAGVPSEMISAVIPGNPIGGNYPVINGAAEVNNLIINENAKLTVNASRNLDVYGNLTNLGSEYTGNGNITMVGTNTQWIMGRINGLIINNGNGVNLENDLSTNRAINLQNGQLYVGNNSLTIRNPISGNSNNLIMDATSTLNVEGTTAGIVVPPSISDLRKLRLNNGSGLALSGSLQIADTLILATGIFNIADNTLQLNGYAQSTNGLLASTAGSTLNISSADDAGKIIYDNTQNELSQLILNVSNGQIEIENSVIVSTQLELLAGKLISSNGFIQASNTAQNGIIVAENAYIVGTLRRCVTTGIDYELPVGSSTYKQSVDINFNSMSASSCIDVYFTEANADPSFADISGLNLEINGNAIEQVLDYGFWTITPTNASGVYNYNISVTSTGHVNGNDAGNHILLKRENASESWTVLGEYSSTNEGGSFTDPITVSRANLTGFSDFAIGASSEGALPVQLLNFEAEQKQNGVLLKWATASEKNNSHFEIQKSTNGKDFETIGMVEGNGNSSKTIEYDYTDYSSHGNISYYRLQQFDFDGENEYSPVVKIEFESKLFNVKLYPNPASNQIAIDFDQEVGSSVIQFVNTSGQTVKQENMEGGNSIQLDISDLANGYYQIIIWSQTKKGMLSSNSKLLKK, from the coding sequence ATGAAGTACCTAAAACTACTACTTGTATTTTCACTTTTTGTATTATACTCAGAAAACATAGGCTACGCTCAGAATATTTCTGATTATGAATTTGAAGCTACTATTGAACCCTACCAAGAAATAACGGGGGGTACTGTCATTACAAATAACAGGAATCATGATAATCAATTTTTCAATAATATTAACTTTGGATTTGATTTTGAATATCTAGAAAATTCTTACAATACCATAGGTGTCTCCATAAACGGTTATTTAGTTTTAGGGTCAGGAGGATCAAACAGCATTGCTCCTTTGACAGAGAGAACTTTAGTGGTAAGCCCCATGGGAGCTGATTTGGAAGCTCAAAATGGATCCAGCATCAGAAGGCAAGTTATTGGTTCAGCTCCTAACAGAGTACTCGTAATACAATGGGACAATTATAAAATTCAGCCTAGAAATAGTGAGCTAAACTTCCAGGTTCGATTGTATGAAAATAATGGCTCGATTGAATTTCATTATGGTAACAATGAAATAGATTATAATTTCTTTGATTTTTTCCGTGATTTCACAGCAAATGTCGGTATTAATGGTTCTAATATCTCAAATTTTTCTAATCGATCTTACGATGATTATGATGAATGGAATGTTACCAATACGCTATTTGGTAACAGCGCAAATAGCACTGTCAAGCTTTGGTATACTTCGGTTCCAACTAATGGATTGAAATTCACATATACACCTCAAGTAAACGACCTAGGCATCAACTTATTCCCAAATGTAGCAGAGCTTTGTGCCGACCAGGAATTTATCTATTCATTAGAAGTGGTGAATTCCTCTGCATCAAACAGCTCTAACATTGAAGCAGAATTCAATCTGCCGTCAGGCCTATCTTTTGTATCGGCTAATGCTTCAAATGGAACTTACAATGAGACGACAGGCCTTTATACTATTAATTCTTTAGCAGCCAACGAAACGGCTGTTTTGGAGGTAATTGTGTCAGTAAATGCTGGCATGGAAGGAAGCACCATTAACGCCAATGCCGAAATTCTTAGTGCATCAGCTTCTGATCCAAATCTTTCCAACAACAGTGCTTCAGTAAGCTTATCTGTGGGTTCTAATTCAAGCCCTCAATTGTCTACAATTGCTGATCAAACCGCTCCTTATAATGGCATATCCGCTCCAATTCCTTTTACAGTAGAAGATACTGAAACTGCTGCTGATGATTTAATAATTTCGATAAGTTCCTCTAATCAGACTCTTTTACCTAATGCTAACATAACAGTAGGAGGAAGCGGAGAAAACAGGGAATTAACAATACGACCAGCTTTAAATCAGTTTGGGACGACAACTGTCACTATCGAGCTTTCGGATGGTACTTGCCCTATCATCAAAACTTTTGAGGTAGAAGTATTCCGCCAGATTTTCAACAATTTTGACTCCGCAAAAATCGTGGTAGGTCAGCCTGATTTCACCACGGGGTTAACAACACCTTCTGATATAATAGCTCCAGGTTCTAATAGTTCAGCGGTAAGTGTAAAAGGAGTATTAGCAGTAGGTTCTCAAACAACTAACCGTGTTTTAATATGGAATTCAGTTCCTACTTCCGATGGAGAACCAGCTGATGTTGTCGTAGGTCAATCAAATTTCACTAACACTGGATCTGGCACTAGCAGTAATAGATTATGGAATCCTAATGGTGTGACTTTCAGTCCAGATGGAAACAAACTATTAATTGCTGACTCAGAGAATAATAGAATATTAATTTTTAATGAAATACCCACTACTAATAATGCTGAAGCAGATGTTGTTATTGGACAAAGTAGTTTCGGCACAAGAGATCGAGGTGCAGGTAGAAGTGGATTAAGATATCCTACTGATATTCAAATTACACCTAGTGGTAAAATGATTGTTACTGATAGAGAAAACAATAGAGTATTAATTTATAATAAAATACCTACTTCCAATAATGCAGAAGCAGATGTTTTAATTGGTCAGACTGGATGGAACAATACAGGAAGAGGTACTGCGCGCAATAGAATTGGTGATCCTTGGAACACCTCTATATCTCCTGATGGCAAACTATTGATAGCGGAGGATTATAATTACAGAATTCTAGTTTTCAACTCTATTCCTACCACAGATGGGGCAAATGCAGACGTAGTGGTAGGTCAAGGTACTTTCAATACTCGAACAAACGGTGTAAGTGCGTCAAAATTTAGTTTCCCTGGGGTTACAGTTTCGCCATCAGGTGTTATGGCAATAGCTGATTTTAATAACCACCGAGCACTAATATTCAATGAAATCCCTGAAACCAATGGTGCCAACGCTGATGTGGTTTTAGGCCAGAGAAATTTTACTGAATCAGTAAATTTCAATGATGGAAATGGAAATACTGGTCAACCATCAAATAGAAACATGAGCCTACCATACGGTATTAATTTCGATTTAAATGAAAGGCTTTATATTAATGGTAGAGGTATGAACCGAATGATGATCTTTGGGGAAACTCCCTCACAAGTATCTGATTTATCTGTTGCTTTTACTTCTGATTCGAACACGCCTTGTGTCAATAGTTTGGTAACCTATACCGTTGAAATTTCAAACAATGGTCCAAATAATGCCACCAATGTAGTGGTCACTTCTGCCCTACCATCAGGCTTCACTCCTACCGGTTTTGAAGCGCAAAGAGGTGCGTATAATCAGGAAAGTGGTTTCTGGAGAATTCCATTTATTGGAAATGGTGAAACAGTAACCTTAGAAATGATGGGGACTGTAAATGCGGTGCAAGATGGTAATACCATTACAGCCTATGCGAGTGTACGGTCTTATAATCAAAACGACTCCGATTTCACCAATAATGCTGGTAGTGTTGATATAGAAGTTCAAGATAATGAAGCGCCAAGCATCACTGAATTTGATGATGTTATATTAGATATAAACACTGGATCTCCGAATATTAATTTCACGGTAAATGATGCCAATGTTGATGCGGGGGATTTAGTTGTAGTAGCAAGCAGTTCGGATCAAAGCTTGGTTCAGGATGGAAATATCACAGTTGATGGTGGTGACGCCAATAGATTTCTACAAATCACACCCGAAAATGGGCAATTTGGTTTAGTAACTATCAGTGTTACAGTAGATGACGGAACATGCAGCACAACAGAAACATTTGAATTATTCGTGGGTAATGTTTGGCTAGGAAATACTACAGTTTGGGACGCTGCCAATAACTGGTCAGCAGGAGTACCATCTGAGATGATTTCTGCTGTGATTCCCGGCAATCCTATAGGCGGGAATTACCCAGTAATCAATGGAGCTGCTGAGGTGAATAATCTTATCATTAATGAAAATGCCAAACTGACCGTGAATGCTAGTAGAAATTTAGACGTTTATGGTAATTTAACCAATTTAGGATCAGAATATACAGGAAATGGGAATATCACAATGGTCGGAACTAACACCCAATGGATTATGGGTAGGATCAATGGATTAATTATTAATAATGGCAATGGTGTGAATCTGGAAAATGATCTTTCAACCAACAGAGCCATTAATCTACAAAATGGCCAACTATATGTTGGAAATAACAGCTTAACCATCAGAAATCCGATTAGTGGAAATTCCAATAACTTAATCATGGATGCGACTTCAACTTTAAATGTTGAAGGCACTACAGCGGGTATTGTTGTTCCACCATCAATAAGTGACCTAAGAAAGCTAAGATTGAATAATGGAAGTGGGTTAGCTCTTAGTGGTAGTTTACAAATTGCTGACACTTTAATTTTAGCAACAGGAATATTTAATATCGCTGATAATACATTACAACTCAATGGTTATGCTCAAAGTACAAATGGTCTATTAGCATCGACAGCAGGCTCTACACTTAACATTTCATCTGCTGATGATGCGGGAAAAATCATTTATGACAATACGCAAAACGAGTTATCTCAGTTAATTTTAAATGTAAGCAATGGTCAAATTGAAATTGAAAATTCAGTGATAGTGAGCACCCAATTAGAACTATTGGCAGGAAAATTAATAAGTTCCAATGGCTTTATACAAGCAAGTAATACAGCTCAAAACGGCATAATAGTAGCTGAAAATGCTTATATAGTTGGAACTTTAAGAAGGTGCGTTACCACAGGTATTGACTATGAATTACCAGTTGGTAGTTCAACTTATAAGCAATCCGTAGATATCAACTTCAATAGTATGTCAGCAAGTAGCTGTATTGATGTATATTTCACAGAAGCTAATGCAGACCCCAGCTTTGCCGATATTTCTGGCTTAAATCTTGAAATAAATGGAAATGCCATCGAGCAAGTACTTGACTATGGATTCTGGACCATTACTCCAACTAATGCATCTGGTGTTTACAATTACAATATTTCTGTAACTTCTACAGGGCATGTAAATGGGAATGATGCAGGAAATCACATCTTGCTTAAGAGGGAGAATGCAAGTGAAAGTTGGACTGTATTAGGAGAGTATTCTTCAACAAATGAAGGCGGCAGTTTTACTGACCCCATCACAGTAAGCCGAGCAAACTTAACGGGATTTAGTGATTTTGCCATAGGCGCATCTTCAGAAGGGGCACTACCTGTACAACTATTGAATTTTGAGGCCGAGCAAAAGCAGAATGGTGTTTTATTGAAATGGGCAACTGCATCAGAAAAAAATAATTCTCATTTTGAAATTCAGAAATCAACTAACGGTAAAGATTTTGAAACAATAGGAATGGTCGAAGGAAATGGCAATAGTTCTAAAACTATTGAATATGATTATACTGATTACTCTTCACATGGGAATATTAGCTACTACCGACTGCAACAATTTGACTTTGACGGAGAGAATGAGTATTCACCTGTCGTAAAAATAGAATTCGAGTCTAAATTATTCAATGTTAAACTATACCCAAATCCAGCTTCTAACCAAATCGCTATTGATTTCGATCAAGAAGTAGGTAGTTCTGTTATACAATTTGTAAATACCAGTGGACAAACGGTTAAACAGGAAAATATGGAAGGTGGAAATAGTATCCAACTTGATATTTCAGATCTTGCAAATGGCTATTACCAGATAATTATCTGGTCGCAGACCAAAAAAGGGATGTTATCGAGCAATAGCAAATTGTTAAAAAAATAG